A single region of the Hylaeus volcanicus isolate JK05 chromosome 5, UHH_iyHylVolc1.0_haploid, whole genome shotgun sequence genome encodes:
- the LOC128876382 gene encoding phosducin-like protein — protein sequence MSTLEDKILGEKLHYYCSSSEDEGNDSADSDKDSDDEKYETVIKDPVEPSFSEWGGTSSNTGPKGVIKDWQRYKQLEAEKRDANEKERLQLIKKLSLSCRTTLDEEKELLQTDPDLAELLADEFLLEYQRQRMKEMLSRAEKLRFGKVINLETTDYFLEAIDNEDKSVTIVVHIYENNVSGCEAMNGCLISVAEDYPFVKFCKILGSVAGLSKHFKREGVPALLVYKAGQVIGNFVHVTDYLGADFYASDVETFLIEHGMLTDKNCVPAIVSQNDNTLSDSE from the exons ATGTCAACTTTGGAAGATAAAATTTTGGGAGAGAAGTTACATTACTATTGTAGTAGTTCAGAGGACGAAGGGAATGATTCAGCTGACTCTGATAAAGATTCGGATGATGAAAAATATGAGACAGTGATTAAGGATCCCGTAGAACCATCGTTCTCAGAATGGGGTGGAACTTCCAGTAATACAGGGCCAAAGGGTGTAATAAAA GATTGGCAACGTTATAAACAATTAGAGGCAGAAAAAAGAGatgcaaatgaaaaagaaagacttcaattaattaaaaagttaagTCTATCATGTCGGACCACTTTAGACGAAGAAAAGGAACTTTTACAAACTGATCCAGATTTAGCTGAATTATTAGCCGATGAATTTCTTCTGGAGTATCAAAGACAGAGAATGAAAGAGATGCTTTCAAGAGCAGAAAAACTTCGTTTTggtaaagttattaatttagaaacaacagattattttttggaaGCAATTGACAATGAAGACAAGTCTGTAACAATTGTTGTTCATATTTATGAGAATAATGTCTCTGGCTGCGAAGCTATGAATGGATGTTTAATATCGGTTGCAGAAGATTACCCctttgtaaaattttgtaaaattctaG gTTCGGTGGCTGGACTtagtaaacattttaaaagagAAGGAGTACCAGCTTTATTAGTTTACAAAGCAGGTCAAGTAATAGGAAATTTTGTTCATGTAACAGATTACCTAGGAGCAGACTTTTATGCATCGGATGTTgagacatttttaattgaacatgGTATGCTTaccgataaaaattgtgtaccTGCCATCGTTTCGCAAAACGACAATACATTATCAGACAGTGAATAA
- the LOC128876381 gene encoding uncharacterized protein LOC128876381, whose product MSNYGDLSQISDIHSISRISRVSCSRLMGRADSLRNLFERQCSFTRNSSRNITNLNQGTNYLQKIIRCFNQCEESISEHVKSKIILECIKEAALNAKGILSENVVNKLKGLLLIHECNKYMHMPSTSNNLHEKLTVLGIRDLPNYVLSYEEIINVKCYTETLLREKIHSFILRYESLGGNMKEIMRSTESNVRTTLFDIHEVQMLEWKDKIEEMCSQYEVDIVKYRTLINKWKNLKYKDTNAIYLQKAEYILLQAQVAQVQAKITKLTCIMRMYKETPVTIDAYKILNAAIDEKLFVTMNEVKEKENLKKHYESLQNSEYDEVLKTYLYFCKAIKIKKQILENM is encoded by the exons ATGAGTAATTATGGTGATTTAAGTCAAATATCAG ATATACATAGTATCTCACGGATTTCGCGTGTGAGTTGCAGTCGATTAATGGGAAGAGCAGATTCCTTACGAAATCTATTCGAACGACAATGTAGTTTCACAAGGAATTCAAGTAGGAACATCACAAACCTTAACCAAGGGacgaattatttacagaaaattataaGATGTTTTAATCAGTGTGAGGAAAGCATAAGTGAACATGTAAAAAGCAAAATTATTCTGGAATGCATAAAAGAGGCAGCATTGAATGCAAAGGGAATACTGTCTGAGAatgttgttaataaattgaaaggatTACTTTTGATTCacgaatgtaataaatacatgcatATGCCGTCTacatcaaataatttacaCGAGAAATTAACAGTTTTGGGAATTCGTGATTTACCAAATTATGTTCTCAGTTATGAAGAGATAATAAATGTCAAATGTTATACGGAAACATTGTTACGAGAAAAGATACACAGCTTTATATTAAG ATATGAATCTCTGGGaggaaatatgaaagaaataatgagGTCAACCGAAAGTAATGTTCGTACAACTTTATTTGACATTCATGAAGTACAAATGCTGGAATGGAAAGATAAGATCGAAGAAATGTGTTCGCAGTATGAAGTTGACATTGTCAAATATAGAACTTTGATTAACAAGTGGAAAAATCTCAAATACAAAGATACTAATgcgatttatttacaaaaagcagaatatatattattacaagcTCAAGTTGCACAAGTGCAAgcaaaaattacaaagttgACGTGTATCATGAGAATGTATAAGGAAACACCAGTAACAATTGAtgcttataaaatattaaatgcagccatagatgaaaaattatttgtaacaatgAATGAagtcaaagaaaaagaaaatttaaagaaacattatgaAAGCTTACAAAATTCAGAATACGATGAAGTTTTAAAGACTTACTTATATTTCTGCAAAGCTATCaagataaagaaacaaatattagagaatatgtaa